A genomic segment from Rhodothermaceae bacterium encodes:
- the rplU gene encoding 50S ribosomal protein L21 encodes MFAVVNISGKQYRVAEEDTLFIPYEAEAKEGDTLHFPEVLLVADQDDIKVGRPHVAGAQVVGEVIQHVRGDKIVVFKKKRRKRYKVKRGHRQQYTQIRISSLSIGK; translated from the coding sequence ATGTTTGCAGTTGTCAATATTAGCGGAAAGCAATACCGAGTTGCCGAGGAAGATACACTTTTTATTCCCTACGAGGCGGAGGCCAAAGAGGGGGATACGCTTCATTTTCCCGAAGTCCTTCTCGTTGCTGATCAGGACGACATAAAGGTTGGACGCCCTCATGTTGCCGGCGCACAGGTTGTCGGAGAGGTGATTCAGCATGTCCGAGGAGATAAAATTGTCGTTTTCAAGAAAAAACGCCGCAAGCGTTATAAGGTGAAGCGCGGCCACCGACAACAGTACACTCAGATCCGGATTTCATCGCTCTCCATTGGAAAATAG
- a CDS encoding 50S ribosomal protein L27, whose translation MAHKKGLGSTKNGRDSKPKMLGVKVYAGQHISAGGIIVRQRGTRIHPGINVGRGGDDTLFARAEGIIRFSSGRKDRKMVHVDPVASA comes from the coding sequence ATGGCACATAAGAAAGGACTAGGCTCCACTAAGAATGGTCGTGACTCCAAGCCCAAGATGCTTGGTGTCAAGGTATATGCCGGCCAGCACATTTCGGCTGGGGGTATTATTGTGCGTCAGAGAGGCACGCGAATCCACCCAGGCATAAATGTCGGCAGGGGCGGAGACGACACGCTCTTTGCTCGTGCAGAGGGAATTATCCGGTTCTCGAGTGGACGCAAAGACCGCAAGATGGTTCATGTTGATCCCGTCGCATCGGCCTGA
- a CDS encoding tetratricopeptide repeat protein, with amino-acid sequence MKHALPIMSGLLMILILVAASGCRSNPNIEGARLDLRNKNYQRALTNINRALENEPNNSEAFLLKGDILSEMLPEVSDGAERTGYVGELIGAYAQAVTLAPENNAHVTRQRFILYGNEFALAMEAYQDADQLGGHERANQFTAAARHFRNASMIIPDSVSALINEAHAYYNAGQAQEAADAYESAIALGHTDRDLFIYLARTYELMAVELVDPDAQPGYYRQMVRTLQTARQHYPGDGEIRKLLLNAYAMSEVTAEALPFFEEIFPVEQDNHIYLYNYGTLLLHQEDYEGAIRMLSGAVALDSSYVNALFNLGAAHVNLGVQVDKSFQAVEDSLQGNGRRIAPSEIERLEARKEAIEQSKSEHFSQAITHLESARRLLENDLSDLGSVCHALYLAYAQTNQRSRAEEASICARQSGR; translated from the coding sequence ATGAAACACGCACTGCCAATCATGAGCGGGTTGCTTATGATTTTGATTCTTGTAGCAGCCAGTGGCTGCAGAAGTAATCCGAATATTGAAGGTGCCAGACTTGACTTACGCAATAAAAATTATCAGCGTGCACTCACCAATATCAATAGAGCCTTGGAAAACGAGCCCAATAATTCAGAAGCATTTCTCCTAAAGGGAGATATCCTTTCTGAAATGCTCCCTGAGGTATCGGACGGCGCTGAGCGAACCGGGTATGTGGGAGAGCTGATTGGGGCTTACGCTCAGGCAGTGACACTGGCCCCAGAAAATAATGCACATGTGACAAGGCAGCGGTTCATTTTGTACGGTAATGAGTTCGCTCTGGCAATGGAGGCATATCAGGATGCAGATCAGTTGGGGGGACACGAGCGTGCAAACCAGTTCACGGCAGCAGCACGCCATTTTCGGAATGCTTCAATGATCATTCCAGATTCTGTGAGTGCACTCATTAATGAAGCCCATGCGTACTACAACGCTGGGCAGGCGCAAGAAGCCGCAGATGCCTATGAATCGGCAATTGCCTTGGGACATACAGATCGTGATCTATTTATTTATTTGGCACGGACATATGAGTTGATGGCGGTTGAGCTTGTTGATCCAGACGCACAACCCGGCTATTACCGTCAGATGGTCAGGACCCTACAAACAGCACGGCAGCATTACCCCGGCGATGGAGAGATTCGAAAGTTGCTGCTGAATGCATATGCAATGTCAGAGGTGACTGCGGAGGCGTTACCCTTTTTTGAAGAGATCTTTCCTGTGGAACAGGATAATCATATCTATCTCTATAATTATGGCACGTTGTTGTTGCATCAGGAAGATTATGAAGGTGCAATCAGGATGCTCTCAGGTGCAGTTGCACTGGACTCGTCCTATGTGAATGCCCTTTTTAATCTTGGAGCAGCCCATGTGAATCTCGGGGTTCAGGTTGACAAGAGTTTTCAGGCGGTAGAAGATTCGTTGCAAGGAAATGGCAGAAGGATTGCTCCAAGTGAAATTGAGCGACTGGAAGCACGAAAAGAAGCCATAGAACAGTCAAAATCGGAGCACTTCAGTCAGGCGATCACACACCTAGAGTCTGCCAGACGCCTACTCGAGAATGATTTATCAGACCTCGGCAGTGTTTGTCATGCGTTGTATCTGGCCTATGCACAGACCAACCAAAGATCTCGTGCAGAGGAGGCCAGCATCTGTGCTAGACAGTCGGGGCGTTAA
- a CDS encoding PhoH family protein: MAETTLTLDQADPLLLFGTHDVHLKRIESAFPNIQITARGNQIHLRGPSGSLDLIEHAFAELASVAGRNGSVTSGDLDTILAMATANPRPSNKGIGDVVLYTSSGGMIRTKTPGQARLLEATRKNDIVFAIGPAGTGKTYLAVALAVAALKARQVKRIVLCRPAVEAGERLGFLPGDFRDKIDPYLRPLYDALEEFLPAEKLSAHMADHVIEIVPLAFMRGRTLNSSYVILDEAQNATAIQMKMFLTRLGINSRAIVTGDLTQIDLQDSRQSGLLEAESILQKINGISFVYFNKIDVVRHRLVKEIINAYEKSED; this comes from the coding sequence TTGGCAGAAACTACTCTCACGCTTGATCAGGCCGATCCTCTTCTACTGTTTGGCACGCACGACGTGCACTTGAAGCGAATTGAGTCTGCTTTCCCAAATATCCAGATCACTGCCCGAGGAAATCAGATCCATCTTCGTGGCCCAAGCGGTTCGCTTGATTTGATTGAGCATGCGTTTGCCGAACTTGCATCCGTTGCTGGCCGGAATGGGTCTGTGACTTCAGGAGATCTTGACACCATCCTCGCAATGGCAACTGCCAATCCACGTCCATCGAATAAGGGAATCGGTGATGTGGTATTGTACACGTCTTCGGGTGGCATGATCAGGACGAAAACCCCTGGTCAGGCCCGGCTACTGGAGGCTACCCGCAAGAACGATATTGTATTTGCCATTGGTCCGGCTGGTACCGGAAAGACATATCTGGCCGTAGCACTGGCGGTTGCAGCACTAAAAGCACGACAGGTGAAGCGCATTGTCCTGTGCCGACCCGCCGTGGAAGCAGGGGAGCGACTTGGATTTCTACCGGGGGATTTCCGGGACAAGATTGATCCATACCTGCGCCCGCTCTATGATGCTCTGGAAGAGTTTCTACCTGCTGAGAAGCTCTCCGCGCATATGGCTGACCATGTCATAGAAATCGTGCCTCTGGCCTTTATGCGCGGACGCACATTGAATTCTTCCTACGTCATCCTGGACGAAGCACAAAATGCGACGGCGATCCAAATGAAGATGTTTCTGACACGTCTCGGAATCAATAGCCGCGCCATCGTGACGGGGGATCTCACACAGATAGATCTTCAAGATTCGCGGCAAAGTGGCCTCTTGGAGGCAGAGTCCATCCTCCAGAAGATCAATGGCATCAGCTTTGTATACTTCAACAAGATTGATGTCGTGCGCCACCGTCTCGTCAAGGAAATCATTAACGCTTACGAGAAGAGCGAAGATTGA
- a CDS encoding peptidylprolyl isomerase — translation MGTMNRMRENTGIVLWILVISFGGLWVLQDSGVFDTIGTDPLGKVIVVDGDPITREVYSQQLEAQLEQVRRANNGNVLPQQLEVERERAFNALVEDRLREHMMDEIGVTVSDTEVRELIVGENPHWIVRQNFSDGQGGINRAILQNVIDDPAQTPMLIQLEQFIRYERREQRLNQLLEASVRVSEADAKATWELEQKRADVEFFFLRYADVPDSLVAVTDRDVSRYYSDNREDYARERLYSVQIASLSRLPSQGDTLAIMQEIERLRQGFEETDNDSLFLAQSASEVNWSDNFLGGSTLSPAELSALFEQGTVPQEGDIIGPIIVNGQAQLIKVAATRDAEENHVRARHILVNSDDDPAAARTSIQDIRRRIQSGEDFEAVAIEMSDDPGSGSNGGDLGWFGPGRMVEAFEDAAFGADIGTLVGPIETSFGFHLIEVTHRAPVDVQLSRLAYAIDVSVATLNDIQESLEDLRYYAEEEGDFTSEAERRGTAIESLQIQDGQTSIPGFGQSFSIEAFLRDADVGDISPVIELNEVALVVHVVGIESAGYEPLETVEVQVRQLALLEKKRDHQINRLQSAYNSGGFDGLADALGLSPQLASGVSFDNPVVSGLGRDYRFVGAALGLDAGEDSGVLTGDNGAYVIRTNAVSEPPEISDDELDNLLADLTRDQRNLVLQGWITTLRESAEIEDLRTDLLPLQ, via the coding sequence ATGGGTACAATGAATCGCATGCGGGAAAACACGGGCATCGTCCTGTGGATTCTCGTCATTTCTTTTGGTGGTCTTTGGGTACTTCAAGACTCCGGTGTTTTTGACACCATCGGCACGGACCCTCTCGGAAAAGTGATTGTAGTTGATGGTGATCCCATCACCCGGGAGGTTTACAGCCAACAGCTGGAAGCACAGCTTGAACAGGTAAGACGCGCCAATAACGGAAACGTACTACCTCAGCAGTTGGAGGTTGAACGTGAACGGGCGTTCAATGCGCTGGTGGAAGACAGGCTGCGCGAACACATGATGGATGAGATTGGTGTGACAGTCAGTGACACTGAGGTTCGGGAACTCATTGTTGGTGAGAACCCCCATTGGATTGTGCGGCAAAATTTTTCTGATGGCCAGGGGGGGATCAATCGTGCGATCCTGCAAAACGTGATTGATGACCCGGCTCAGACACCGATGCTCATCCAACTAGAGCAATTTATTCGGTATGAGCGCCGTGAGCAGCGGCTGAATCAGCTTTTGGAAGCGTCTGTGCGCGTATCAGAGGCGGATGCGAAAGCAACCTGGGAGCTTGAGCAAAAACGTGCAGATGTTGAATTTTTCTTCCTTAGGTATGCAGACGTACCGGACTCCCTCGTCGCAGTTACCGACCGTGACGTATCTCGGTATTACTCGGATAACCGGGAAGATTACGCTAGAGAACGACTCTACTCTGTTCAGATTGCATCGCTCTCTAGATTGCCCTCCCAGGGGGACACACTTGCAATCATGCAAGAGATCGAGCGGCTGCGTCAAGGCTTTGAAGAGACCGATAACGATTCACTGTTCCTTGCCCAGTCTGCCAGTGAGGTGAACTGGTCAGATAATTTTCTCGGTGGCTCCACCTTGTCACCAGCTGAGTTGAGCGCACTCTTCGAACAAGGCACGGTGCCCCAGGAGGGAGATATCATTGGTCCGATTATCGTAAATGGTCAGGCACAACTGATCAAGGTTGCAGCAACGCGTGACGCCGAGGAGAACCATGTCCGTGCACGCCACATCCTAGTGAATTCTGATGACGATCCTGCTGCCGCACGGACCTCCATACAGGATATTCGGCGCAGGATCCAGTCAGGAGAAGATTTCGAAGCGGTCGCCATTGAGATGAGCGACGATCCAGGGAGTGGCTCGAATGGTGGAGATCTTGGATGGTTTGGACCGGGCCGAATGGTTGAAGCCTTTGAAGATGCTGCCTTTGGAGCAGACATTGGAACCTTGGTCGGTCCCATTGAGACAAGCTTTGGATTCCACCTGATTGAAGTTACACACCGGGCACCCGTGGATGTCCAATTATCCCGGCTGGCTTACGCCATCGATGTATCCGTTGCGACGCTGAACGATATCCAGGAATCCCTGGAAGATCTGCGCTACTACGCCGAAGAGGAAGGTGATTTTACGAGTGAAGCCGAACGGCGTGGCACTGCGATTGAGTCCCTGCAGATCCAAGACGGACAGACATCTATTCCAGGATTCGGTCAAAGTTTTTCGATTGAAGCATTCTTGCGTGACGCAGACGTTGGAGATATTAGCCCCGTCATTGAACTCAATGAAGTTGCACTGGTCGTACATGTCGTTGGCATCGAATCTGCGGGCTACGAGCCGCTGGAGACGGTCGAAGTGCAGGTGAGGCAGCTTGCGCTTCTGGAGAAGAAGCGTGACCATCAGATAAATCGGTTGCAATCCGCCTACAATTCGGGAGGATTTGATGGACTTGCCGATGCTCTCGGACTGAGTCCACAGCTTGCTTCGGGCGTATCTTTCGACAATCCTGTTGTCAGTGGGTTAGGACGGGACTATCGGTTTGTTGGCGCAGCTCTGGGACTGGATGCCGGAGAAGATTCCGGGGTACTGACCGGAGATAATGGAGCCTATGTCATCCGAACGAATGCAGTCAGCGAACCTCCTGAAATCTCTGACGACGAACTCGATAACCTGCTGGCTGATCTAACCAGAGATCAGCGGAACCTTGTTCTCCAGGGCTGGATCACTACGCTTCGGGAATCTGCGGAAATTGAGGATCTGAGAACCGATTTACTGCCTCTGCAGTAA
- a CDS encoding diaminopimelate epimerase: MKRALIVEFTKMNGAGNDFIVVDNRFYEFSVSELSQIAQQLCPRRTGIGADGVLALATAEHPDTDYRMIYVNADGSEGTMCGNGARCLAKFAFESGFHKTTVHMQTASGICEVHVSRDAPVRIYLEAPRDYDSSVELNKEIPGAITSVHYLWPGTEHLVCFTSGVDQLPVERWGQRLRHDPVLRPEGANINFVTLDPESPDTGIHVRTYEKGVEAETLACGTGAIASVVAARKSGHISSDVCNVQMLGGTLTVGLEEDRVYLEGPAEFVYRGSMELDIPE, from the coding sequence ATGAAGCGTGCATTGATAGTTGAATTTACGAAAATGAATGGTGCCGGGAACGATTTTATCGTAGTGGATAACCGGTTTTATGAGTTTTCGGTTTCAGAACTCTCACAGATCGCTCAACAACTATGCCCAAGGCGGACTGGGATAGGAGCAGATGGAGTACTGGCACTGGCAACTGCTGAGCATCCAGATACAGATTATCGGATGATCTATGTCAATGCTGATGGCAGTGAAGGTACGATGTGCGGGAATGGAGCACGTTGTTTGGCCAAGTTTGCATTTGAGAGCGGGTTTCATAAGACCACCGTACACATGCAGACAGCTTCAGGGATCTGCGAGGTCCATGTCTCCAGAGATGCGCCGGTGCGCATATACTTGGAGGCCCCCCGGGATTACGATAGTTCTGTTGAACTGAACAAGGAGATCCCGGGAGCAATCACTTCAGTACATTATCTGTGGCCTGGAACAGAGCACCTCGTATGTTTTACGTCCGGTGTCGACCAACTGCCGGTAGAGCGATGGGGACAGCGACTGCGTCATGATCCTGTACTTCGGCCGGAAGGAGCGAATATCAATTTTGTTACGTTGGATCCTGAGTCACCAGACACAGGGATACATGTCCGGACCTACGAAAAGGGGGTAGAAGCAGAAACACTAGCCTGCGGAACCGGTGCAATCGCAAGCGTGGTCGCTGCACGAAAATCCGGACACATTTCATCAGATGTCTGCAATGTGCAGATGCTAGGGGGAACGCTGACGGTAGGCCTAGAAGAGGATCGTGTATACTTGGAGGGACCTGCTGAATTCGTCTATCGTGGTTCTATGGAGCTGGACATTCCCGAATAA
- the greA gene encoding transcription elongation factor GreA, with protein MPVYLTEKALNKLKADIHHARTVERKRISNEIAEARAHGDLSENAEYDAAKEAQGKLEARIAQMENTLAEARVLDEDDVDASKARILSTVRFRNSRTGKEKVVTLVSAPEADISNGRIPITSPIGKGLLGKGVGEEAIIHVPAGELHVKILEITRNGQ; from the coding sequence ATGCCCGTTTATCTCACTGAAAAAGCACTTAATAAACTCAAAGCAGACATTCATCACGCGCGTACGGTGGAACGCAAGCGCATCTCGAATGAAATCGCGGAAGCCCGTGCACATGGGGACCTTTCAGAAAATGCCGAATATGACGCAGCCAAGGAAGCCCAAGGAAAGCTTGAAGCACGTATCGCCCAAATGGAGAATACCCTGGCGGAGGCCCGTGTTCTCGACGAAGATGATGTGGATGCCTCCAAGGCCCGGATCCTGTCTACCGTACGCTTCAGAAACTCACGAACCGGCAAGGAAAAAGTCGTAACGCTGGTGTCTGCTCCCGAGGCAGATATATCCAACGGCCGAATTCCGATTACTAGTCCTATCGGAAAGGGACTCCTTGGGAAGGGAGTCGGTGAAGAAGCGATCATCCATGTACCAGCAGGAGAATTGCACGTGAAGATTCTGGAGATCACTCGAAACGGTCAATGA
- a CDS encoding cystathionine gamma-synthase, with amino-acid sequence MRFATRAVHAGQKPDEATGSVMPPIYQTATYRQPPAGSTTAYEYGRAANPTRTMLEENLASLEGAAHGIAFASGMSATDAILRALRPGDHIVASEDMYGGNYRYLKLVLAPMGVQVTFTDLTSMDAVMQSLRPATKVVWMESPTNPLIQVMDIQAIAACAHSVDASVVVDNTFASPYLQQPLSLGADLVLHSTTKYLGGHSDLVGGFVCTNNEEWADHLRFQVKCVGAIPGPMDCFLVLRGAKTLHVRMERHCSNAQAVAAYLDGHPKVAQVNYPGLKSDPGHGLAKRQMLDFGGMLSATLRTSSSHQTREVLHSLRVFTFAESLGGVESLIGHPATMSHGALTPGERASLGISDHLIRLSIGVEDSEDLLEDLEQALDRI; translated from the coding sequence ATGCGTTTTGCAACGAGGGCCGTGCATGCCGGTCAAAAACCGGATGAGGCTACCGGTTCAGTCATGCCGCCGATCTATCAAACCGCCACCTACAGGCAGCCGCCCGCAGGCAGCACGACTGCGTATGAGTATGGACGGGCAGCAAACCCAACCCGGACGATGTTGGAGGAGAATCTCGCGAGCCTTGAAGGTGCAGCACATGGGATTGCTTTTGCCTCAGGGATGTCTGCAACCGACGCGATCTTGCGGGCGCTGCGCCCCGGAGATCATATTGTTGCCTCTGAAGATATGTATGGGGGGAATTATCGCTATTTGAAGCTTGTACTTGCTCCCATGGGAGTACAGGTAACCTTTACGGATTTGACCAGCATGGATGCAGTGATGCAATCACTGAGGCCTGCAACCAAGGTAGTCTGGATGGAATCTCCTACAAATCCCCTGATCCAGGTTATGGACATTCAAGCCATTGCCGCATGCGCTCATTCGGTAGATGCATCGGTCGTGGTAGATAACACGTTCGCTTCACCGTACCTGCAACAGCCGCTCTCTTTGGGTGCGGACCTAGTCCTTCATTCCACGACCAAGTATCTTGGAGGCCATTCTGATCTTGTCGGCGGTTTTGTGTGTACGAACAACGAAGAGTGGGCAGATCATTTACGTTTTCAGGTTAAGTGCGTCGGCGCGATCCCCGGTCCGATGGATTGTTTTCTAGTGCTCCGAGGTGCAAAAACCCTTCATGTCCGCATGGAACGCCATTGCTCCAATGCACAGGCGGTTGCGGCGTACCTTGATGGCCACCCGAAAGTCGCCCAGGTCAATTATCCGGGGCTGAAGTCAGATCCGGGACATGGCTTGGCAAAAAGGCAAATGCTGGATTTCGGGGGAATGTTGTCTGCCACACTCAGGACATCTTCATCGCACCAGACACGAGAGGTTTTGCATTCGCTGCGAGTCTTCACGTTTGCCGAGAGCCTTGGCGGGGTAGAAAGCCTGATCGGGCACCCTGCAACCATGTCGCACGGTGCCCTGACCCCGGGGGAACGTGCCAGCCTCGGAATAAGCGATCATCTGATTCGCTTATCCATTGGGGTTGAAGATTCCGAAGACTTGCTCGAGGACCTAGAACAGGCACTTGACAGGATATAG
- a CDS encoding ATP-binding protein, producing MLARNAFPQVRKALNRQAATALLGPRQVGKTTLALEIAGTTEALYLDLQSGSDRARLIDPRLYLRHYEDRLVILDEIHRVPDLFSELRGLIDEGRRRGRRTGRFLLLGSATMDLLKQAGESLAGRIEFVSLNPLSVLEANANAQDSLWVRGGFPDSYLAANDDDSLVFRQSFIRTYLERDLAEFVQVRIPTETLERLWIMLAHSQGGILNVARLASNLSMSAPSVSQYIDVLTRLLLVRRLTPYSANTRKRLVKSPKIYIRDSGLLHALLGIKQLHDLVGHPIVGAGWEGFVIENLLSDAHPRTRASFYRTSAGAELDLILEIPGFQRPIVIEIKRSLTPSLGKGFHNAISDIEPERTFVVYAGEDRYPVGESIEVIGLREMALLLSKPNLLRS from the coding sequence ATGTTGGCCCGTAACGCATTTCCACAGGTGCGTAAAGCACTGAATCGACAGGCTGCCACGGCATTGCTTGGGCCCCGTCAGGTGGGTAAGACTACGCTGGCCTTGGAGATTGCAGGCACGACTGAAGCACTATATCTTGACCTACAGTCCGGCAGCGATCGGGCACGGCTGATTGACCCTAGGTTGTATTTGCGTCATTACGAAGATCGACTTGTGATTCTGGACGAAATCCATCGAGTGCCTGATCTATTTTCTGAATTACGTGGTCTCATTGACGAGGGGAGGCGGCGCGGCCGGAGAACCGGAAGATTTCTCCTTCTCGGGTCAGCAACCATGGACCTGCTTAAACAGGCAGGGGAGAGTCTAGCGGGGCGAATCGAATTTGTGTCTCTCAATCCTCTCAGCGTCCTTGAAGCGAACGCGAATGCTCAGGATTCTCTATGGGTTCGCGGCGGTTTTCCAGACAGTTACCTCGCGGCCAATGACGACGACAGCCTAGTATTCCGCCAGAGTTTCATTCGCACATATCTGGAGCGTGATTTGGCGGAATTTGTGCAGGTTCGAATACCTACTGAAACCCTCGAACGACTCTGGATCATGTTGGCTCACAGCCAGGGGGGAATCCTGAACGTGGCGCGGTTGGCGAGCAACCTATCCATGAGTGCCCCCTCAGTGTCACAGTACATTGATGTACTGACTCGCTTACTCCTCGTGCGGCGACTTACACCCTATTCGGCCAACACCCGCAAGCGGCTTGTCAAGTCTCCCAAGATCTACATCCGTGACAGCGGCCTGTTACATGCTCTGTTGGGTATCAAACAGTTACACGACCTTGTGGGACACCCCATCGTCGGAGCTGGTTGGGAAGGGTTTGTAATCGAGAATCTCCTTTCTGATGCTCATCCCAGAACGCGTGCCAGCTTTTACCGAACGTCCGCGGGAGCTGAACTTGACCTTATACTGGAGATTCCTGGATTCCAACGGCCCATAGTCATTGAAATCAAGCGCTCACTCACTCCAAGTCTCGGCAAGGGATTCCACAATGCCATTAGTGATATTGAGCCAGAGCGTACCTTTGTGGTGTATGCGGGCGAAGACCGCTATCCGGTAGGGGAATCAATCGAAGTCATCGGGCTCCGCGAAATGGCCCTACTGCTTTCAAAGCCTAATCTGCTGCGATCGTAG
- a CDS encoding fumarylacetoacetate hydrolase family protein codes for MILTDPSSAEQVRVGKVLCIGRNYADHAAEMNASVPKQPIIFLKPSTAIIRMPDSIRLPSMTSDVHHEVELVAMIGRSGRDIPLNRSLEYVTAYAIGLDMTARDLQSEAKRKGKPWSVAKGFDTFAPLGELVSAAEIGDPQQLKLTLNVNGVTRQHGDTQDMIFSVAHLISYCSQIFTLEHGDLLYTGTPEGVGPVVKGDQLEAICDSLPPLTATVL; via the coding sequence ATGATACTAACTGATCCATCTAGCGCAGAACAGGTGCGTGTCGGCAAGGTACTTTGCATCGGTCGCAACTACGCCGACCACGCCGCAGAAATGAATGCCTCAGTTCCGAAGCAGCCGATCATTTTTCTGAAGCCATCTACTGCGATTATACGCATGCCGGACTCAATTCGGCTCCCTTCGATGACCTCGGACGTGCACCATGAAGTGGAATTGGTTGCCATGATCGGACGCAGCGGCAGGGATATTCCGTTGAATCGCAGTCTTGAGTATGTGACGGCCTATGCGATCGGATTGGACATGACGGCACGGGATCTGCAATCTGAGGCAAAGAGGAAGGGCAAGCCCTGGAGTGTTGCGAAGGGGTTTGACACATTTGCTCCCCTTGGAGAACTAGTTTCCGCCGCTGAAATCGGCGATCCTCAACAGTTGAAGCTGACGTTGAATGTCAATGGTGTTACGAGACAGCATGGAGATACACAGGATATGATTTTCTCGGTTGCTCACCTGATCTCGTACTGCTCTCAAATCTTCACGTTGGAGCACGGTGACTTACTGTATACCGGTACTCCTGAAGGAGTTGGTCCGGTTGTGAAGGGGGATCAATTGGAAGCGATCTGTGATTCGCTGCCCCCGCTCACAGCTACGGTCCTTTAA
- a CDS encoding low specificity L-threonine aldolase, whose product MIDLRSDTVTRPSAGMRRAMVQAEVGDDVFGEDPTVKALQNTVADLLGKEAALFVPSGMMGNQLGIHVHTRPGDEVIVERKSHIFNYESGAASSLSGVTLHVIEGNDGRFSKRQLLDALRHGHYWESNSTLLCLENTLNIAGGLLNPLTELQELAACAHENGLACHLDGARLWNASVATQIPMTEYAAPFDTVTVCLSKGLGAPVGSVFAGTEKMIRRAHRRRKELGAGMRQTGILAAAGLYAIEHHLPDLEQDHMHARQLADGLAAFPSIHVRTPETNIVLISLADAELTTEILLKRLRDQAIAMVAVGTDTIRATIHRDLAIQEIDTVILAVKQALKGP is encoded by the coding sequence ATGATTGACCTGCGCAGTGACACGGTGACACGCCCATCTGCGGGGATGCGCCGTGCCATGGTACAAGCCGAAGTGGGGGACGATGTCTTCGGAGAAGATCCGACCGTCAAGGCGCTCCAGAACACCGTCGCGGACCTGCTCGGCAAAGAAGCTGCTCTCTTTGTCCCGTCGGGGATGATGGGGAACCAGTTGGGTATCCATGTACATACCCGACCCGGCGATGAAGTGATCGTTGAACGAAAAAGCCACATCTTTAACTATGAGTCCGGGGCCGCCAGCAGCTTAAGCGGAGTTACGCTACATGTCATCGAGGGAAACGACGGCCGGTTTAGTAAACGCCAACTTCTGGATGCGTTGCGGCACGGCCATTACTGGGAATCAAATTCCACTCTGCTCTGCCTGGAAAATACACTCAATATTGCCGGAGGACTGCTGAATCCGCTTACAGAATTACAAGAGCTGGCTGCGTGTGCACACGAAAATGGGCTGGCATGCCACCTCGATGGTGCCAGATTGTGGAACGCTTCGGTTGCCACCCAAATCCCGATGACGGAGTATGCAGCCCCCTTTGATACGGTTACGGTATGCCTTTCCAAGGGATTGGGAGCTCCAGTGGGATCCGTGTTTGCGGGTACGGAAAAAATGATTCGGCGCGCCCATCGGCGCCGAAAAGAGCTAGGGGCAGGAATGCGTCAGACAGGTATTCTGGCTGCGGCCGGTCTCTACGCAATCGAACATCATCTCCCCGACCTTGAACAGGATCATATGCATGCTCGGCAGCTGGCAGATGGTTTGGCCGCTTTTCCCTCCATTCATGTTCGTACTCCAGAGACCAATATCGTCCTAATCTCACTCGCAGATGCAGAACTCACAACCGAAATCCTGCTGAAACGCCTCCGTGACCAGGCAATAGCGATGGTGGCAGTAGGTACCGATACAATCAGAGCCACAATCCACCGGGACCTCGCTATTCAGGAGATTGATACAGTCATCCTGGCGGTCAAGCAGGCGCTTAAAGGACCGTAG